The Desulfosporosinus acidiphilus SJ4 genome has a window encoding:
- a CDS encoding class I SAM-dependent rRNA methyltransferase, translating to MSIPRVFLIKNRKRRLEQGHPWVYPGEIDRVEGEPSGGDIVHILNHDGHFLAQGFYNPVSQLMIRVLSYSETIIDEEVFLEKIRKAWRRRQWLLPEISSCRVVHGEADFLPGLIIDKYEDVLVVQILALGMEVRRQWIFKALKRIFNPRGIYERSDVSVRRLEGLEERVGFVDMPFDTQVTLRENELKITVDVAEGQKTGYFFDQRENRASLKPIMTGWGESHGIYRDSDGCPRDKKGKEIKNPFWDGAEVLDCFSHTGSFMLHACMYGAKKVTCVDISEKAIEMARRNALLNGFLHRTDFVAANAFDFLRQQVKEKNCWDVVILDPPAFAKSRQALEGALRGYKEINLQGMKLVKDGGILVTASCSYHLSSFRFQTMLEEAARDAHKILRLVEFRRAGKDHPVLLGSEETDYLKFAIFEVFNRE from the coding sequence ATGTCGATACCGCGAGTATTTCTTATAAAAAATCGCAAACGGAGGCTTGAACAGGGGCATCCCTGGGTTTATCCCGGGGAAATTGACAGAGTCGAAGGAGAGCCTTCGGGGGGAGATATTGTACATATTTTAAATCACGACGGACATTTCCTGGCCCAAGGATTTTATAATCCCGTGTCTCAATTAATGATTCGAGTACTTTCTTATTCTGAGACTATTATTGATGAAGAAGTTTTTTTGGAAAAAATACGGAAGGCGTGGAGGCGAAGACAATGGCTTTTGCCTGAAATATCCTCTTGTCGGGTGGTTCATGGCGAAGCAGACTTTTTACCCGGTTTAATTATAGATAAATATGAAGATGTTCTGGTAGTTCAAATACTGGCCTTAGGTATGGAAGTACGGCGCCAATGGATTTTTAAGGCATTAAAGAGGATTTTCAACCCGCGGGGGATTTATGAACGAAGTGATGTCTCTGTTCGGCGTTTAGAAGGCTTGGAGGAACGGGTTGGTTTTGTGGATATGCCTTTTGATACCCAAGTAACCCTTCGCGAAAATGAATTAAAGATTACAGTAGATGTCGCCGAAGGACAGAAAACCGGATATTTCTTTGATCAACGTGAGAATAGAGCCTCATTAAAACCAATAATGACTGGATGGGGCGAGAGTCACGGAATTTATAGGGACTCAGACGGATGTCCCAGGGATAAAAAAGGCAAAGAAATCAAAAATCCATTTTGGGATGGAGCTGAGGTGTTAGACTGCTTTTCGCATACCGGTTCATTTATGCTGCATGCCTGCATGTATGGAGCCAAAAAGGTAACTTGTGTCGATATCTCTGAAAAAGCCATTGAAATGGCCAGAAGAAATGCCTTGCTTAATGGATTTCTTCATCGAACTGATTTTGTCGCGGCCAATGCTTTTGATTTTTTAAGGCAACAAGTTAAGGAAAAAAATTGCTGGGATGTCGTGATTTTAGATCCTCCAGCTTTTGCTAAGAGTCGACAAGCCTTGGAGGGTGCGCTTCGCGGCTATAAAGAGATTAACCTTCAAGGTATGAAACTGGTTAAAGATGGCGGAATTTTGGTTACAGCTTCATGCTCCTATCACTTAAGTTCCTTTCGCTTTCAAACAATGCTGGAGGAAGCTGCAAGGGATGCCCATAAGATCTTGCGTTTAGTAGAATTTCGCCGCGCAGGTAAAGATCATCCGGTTCTTTTAGGAAGTGAGGAGACGGATTATTTGAAATTTGCTATTTTTGAGGTGTTTAATCGCGAATAA
- a CDS encoding Fur family transcriptional regulator, which translates to MENMGAFENICNLLRNHSYKVTPQRQTILHMFVEHVDRHLSAEEVYMLVKNENPEIGLATVYRTLDILADIGVLIKNDFGDGRTRYEFSRKDEHHHHHHLICLKCGNVSEFDDDLLESLEAVIMKRNHFKVSDHDLKFYGYCSNCDGTQ; encoded by the coding sequence ATGGAGAATATGGGGGCCTTTGAAAATATTTGCAACCTATTGCGTAATCACTCCTATAAGGTGACTCCTCAGAGACAAACAATTTTACATATGTTCGTTGAACATGTTGATCGTCATTTAAGCGCTGAAGAAGTGTACATGCTTGTTAAAAACGAAAATCCGGAAATTGGTTTAGCGACGGTCTATCGGACTTTAGACATACTGGCGGACATTGGAGTTTTGATAAAGAACGATTTTGGAGATGGGCGAACCCGTTATGAGTTTAGCCGTAAGGATGAACACCATCACCATCATCATCTCATATGCTTAAAGTGTGGGAATGTTTCAGAGTTTGATGATGATTTGTTAGAGTCGTTGGAAGCAGTGATTATGAAGCGAAACCATTTTAAAGTTTCAGACCATGATTTAAAATTTTATGGCTACTGTTCAAACTGTGACGGGACGCAATAA